Below is a genomic region from Flammeovirgaceae bacterium SG7u.111.
TCAATTGCGTTTTTTAGTGTTCGCACGCACCAGTCCGTGTCCATGGTGTTGGACAATGACCAGCCGACAATAAAACGGCTATGGAGATCTATCATGGCCATCAGATACATAAAGCCACCCTTGATGGGTATGTTGCCCAAACTTGGTTCGGGCGATGGACCTTCAGCCCTCGGGGCAGGTAGGGGTACTTTTTATGCCCTTTGTTCCCTTTTGAGGTAGGGGGCCTGGCGCAATGGCCTGGATACACATAAGCTTGTAGAGGCGCTCGACACGCTTATGGTTGACCCTTATCCCCTTGTCTTCCCTGAGCCATGTGGTCATGGAGGCTGTCCCCCTAAACGGATGCTTGGTGTATTCTTTATCAATCATATCCATCAGTTTTAGGTTTAAGGCATTTTCTGGCTTTGGCTTATAACTCAACCCAGACCTGGCGATTGAAAGCAAAGAGCATTGGCGGCTTATACTGAGCTTTGCATGTGCCTTATCAACTATTGCCCGCCTTTCTTTAGTTGTGCACTGGAATGTCTACATTTATTGGTACGGAAATAAGAGGTCGCAATCACGTATATTGCGATAATTATGAAACAGTACGAAAAGGAATTTAAAACAATGATAGTGGGCCTGCTCGAATCCGGACAACCAGCCAGGCAAGTGGCGGAAGACTACGGTTTGAGTGCGAGCATGATAAGGAGATGGCGAAGGGAGTCGAGGGGCGGAAAGGAAGCCTTCACCGGAAAGGGGGTGGCCTCCCTGACACCCGAGCAAAAGAAGATACAACAATTGGAAAAAGAACTTCGGGAGTCCAGGATGGAGGCCGAGATATTAAAAAAAGCCATCGGCATCTTCTCCCAAAAAGACGGGACAAATACCGGTTCATAGAGATGAACCGTCACCGGTATCCTGTTGGGAAAATGTTGGGTTGTCTAGGGGTGAGCAAAAACGGGTACTATACCTGGGAACGGAGGAAGGACAAAAAGAAGACCTCCCGAAAAGAGGAACTGAAAAGGAAGGGCATTCTCGTGTCCAGGTCCTATGTGGCCAGATTGATGAAGGAGGAGGGGCTGAGGAGCTGTGTGCGCAAGAAATACATTGCCACGACCGGCTCGGGGCACGGCCACCCGGTTGCCGAGAACACCCTGAAAAGGAATTTCAAGGTAGAAGAAACGGGTAAAGTGTGGGTGCCAGATATCACATATATAAGGGTAAATGACGGCTGGTGCTACCTGACCAGTATGCTCGACCTTGCCGACAGGAAAGTGGTAGGCTGGTCGCTTTCAAGCGATATGACGGCCGAGAACACGGTGATAGCGGCTTGGGTGAATGCGAGGAAAAACAGGCAGATAAAAGACGGGTTCGTCCTCCATTCGGACAGAGGTGTGCAATACGCCTGCAACAAGACAACAAGTGTTTTTTCTTTCAACAGAAAAATGAAACAGAGCATGTCAAGGAAAGGAGACTGTTGGGACAACGCCGTGGCCGAGAGTTTTTTCAAGAGCATCAAGTACGAGTGGCTCAACAGGTTCGAGTTCACTTCCTACGACGAGGTTTACAGGCAGGTGGCATGGTATATCAACTGGTACAACACCAAAAGGCTCCACGCTAGCCTTGGCTACAAAACACCTAAAGAAAAAGAAGCG
It encodes:
- a CDS encoding IS3 family transposase (programmed frameshift), with protein sequence MMKQYEKEFKTMIVGLLESGQPARQVAEDYGLSASMIRRWRRESRGGKEAFTGKGVASLTPEQKKIQQLEKELRESRMEAEILKKANRHLLPKRRDKYRFIEMNRHRYPVGKMLGCLGVSKNGYYTWERRKDKKKTSRKEELKRKGILVSRSYVARLMKEEGLRSCVRKKYIATTGSGHGHPVAENTLKRNFKVEETGKVWVPDITYIRVNDGWCYLTSMLDLADRKVVGWSLSSDMTAENTVIAAWVNARKNRQIKDGFVLHSDRGVQYACNKTTSVFSFNRKMKQSMSRKGDCWDNAVAESFFKSIKYEWLNRFEFTSYDEVYRQVAWYINWYNTKRLHASLGYKTPKEKEAELNFIQSMAA
- a CDS encoding IS3 family transposase, producing MLSIARSGLSYKPKPENALNLKLMDMIDKEYTKHPFRGTASMTTWLREDKGIRVNHKRVERLYKLMCIQAIAPGPLPQKGTKGIKSTPTCPEG